One window from the genome of bacterium encodes:
- a CDS encoding sigma-70 family RNA polymerase sigma factor: MDVRKAIRDRRHARLLQQARRGDAKAFGSLFGELHAPVFDYLDRRLPDIHDAEDLVSTVFHKLLKNQGSYDPQKGSVTAWLMAMARHALIDHLRRRRDTVDVDDLAEFLAGPACDPLAGMIRTEEAERVRTELGMLPADTRELIALRYGEGLRCREIAAVTGLTEDTVKQRLSRAVRELRRRVGGQPLKGGEVDYATR; encoded by the coding sequence TTGGACGTACGCAAGGCCATCAGGGATCGTCGTCACGCACGCCTGCTGCAGCAGGCGCGACGCGGCGACGCGAAGGCCTTCGGGTCCCTGTTCGGCGAGTTGCACGCGCCGGTGTTCGACTACCTCGACCGGCGGCTGCCGGACATCCACGACGCAGAGGATCTGGTCTCGACGGTCTTCCACAAGCTGCTGAAGAACCAGGGGAGCTACGATCCGCAGAAAGGCAGCGTGACGGCCTGGCTGATGGCCATGGCCCGTCATGCTCTGATCGACCATCTGCGTCGCCGGCGCGACACGGTGGACGTGGACGATCTGGCGGAATTCCTGGCCGGCCCGGCCTGCGATCCCCTGGCGGGGATGATCCGTACCGAAGAGGCGGAGCGGGTACGCACCGAACTCGGGATGCTGCCGGCGGACACGCGCGAATTGATCGCGCTGCGCTACGGTGAAGGGCTGCGCTGCCGCGAGATCGCCGCCGTGACGGGTCTCACCGAAGACACCGTCAAGCAGCGGCTGTCGCGGGCCGTGCGCGAGCTGCGCCGACGGGTGGGTGGGCAACCCTTAAAAGGAGGCGAGGTGGATTATGCGACCCGATAG
- a CDS encoding 6-bladed beta-propeller: protein MHRAHARILRPLLLFSVVFLMPSASLLAQGTEEPLAVLRSWGPDDVPENVFGPQGIATDRWGNVYVTDHDRDRVWKFDSNGAYLTHWGDTGNGPGEFDWPYAVDVDDSGYVYVVDADNLRVQKFDSVGNYVLEWDIAWGASFPFYAPRGIAVSAYGDVYVTDITYHAVFAFDSQGTPVGHWGDEGSLPGQFLEPHGIDVAPSGDVYVADTLNRRIQVFDGSGGYLWSWSDGEPGINIGDLYDLAVDQFNNVYFMDGNGDVLRKFGPGGGLLSELHEFRQSRGVAVFGYGTVYGVDQQRNMVKKCGYPPAFSSIADIGGDQGRWVRLTWTPTLFDVTTMPTAVTAYGVYRRIDERVMESWDFIATVPARGDTIYNLVAPTLCDSTATGGVCWSVFAVTAFTSYGEFFDSAPDSGYSIDDIPPPLLGAPLVEEIMGELELQVTWDASGAPDLGHYAVYRGGAPDFVPSDPFTPYAESYDPSYVDGAVAPGETWYYRVAAFDDAGNFSGYSSAAGATVTTSTPSAVPWTLRLVGNTPNPFNPRTTIIFELPAAATVDLRVHDLTGRVVRTLAAGDAYGPGRHELVWDGTDAAGRDAASGVYVCRLVAVGETRNGHMVLVR from the coding sequence ATGCACCGCGCTCATGCCAGAATCCTACGCCCGTTGCTGCTTTTCTCTGTCGTGTTCCTGATGCCGTCGGCTTCGCTGCTCGCCCAGGGCACCGAGGAGCCCTTGGCGGTATTGAGATCCTGGGGACCGGACGACGTGCCCGAAAACGTTTTCGGCCCCCAGGGCATAGCCACCGACCGCTGGGGCAACGTCTACGTCACCGATCACGACCGGGACCGCGTCTGGAAGTTCGACTCCAACGGCGCCTACCTCACCCATTGGGGCGATACGGGCAACGGCCCCGGCGAGTTCGACTGGCCCTACGCCGTGGACGTGGACGACTCCGGCTACGTCTACGTCGTGGACGCCGACAACCTGCGCGTGCAGAAGTTCGACAGCGTGGGCAATTACGTCCTGGAGTGGGACATCGCCTGGGGCGCCAGCTTTCCCTTCTACGCGCCGCGGGGTATCGCCGTCAGCGCCTACGGCGACGTCTACGTGACCGACATCACCTATCACGCCGTCTTCGCCTTCGACTCACAGGGCACCCCCGTCGGTCACTGGGGGGACGAGGGCAGCCTCCCGGGCCAGTTCCTCGAGCCCCACGGCATCGACGTCGCCCCGTCGGGAGATGTGTACGTGGCGGATACGTTGAATCGCAGGATCCAGGTCTTCGACGGCAGCGGCGGCTACCTCTGGTCCTGGAGCGACGGCGAACCGGGCATCAACATCGGCGACCTGTACGACCTGGCGGTAGACCAGTTCAACAACGTCTACTTCATGGACGGAAACGGTGACGTGCTGCGCAAGTTCGGCCCCGGCGGCGGCCTGCTGTCCGAGCTCCACGAGTTCCGCCAGAGCCGGGGCGTGGCCGTCTTCGGCTACGGCACCGTCTACGGCGTGGATCAGCAGCGCAACATGGTGAAGAAGTGCGGCTATCCGCCGGCGTTTTCTTCCATCGCCGACATCGGCGGCGACCAGGGGCGCTGGGTACGCCTCACCTGGACGCCCACCCTCTTCGACGTGACGACCATGCCCACCGCGGTAACCGCTTACGGCGTCTACCGGCGCATCGACGAACGCGTCATGGAGAGCTGGGACTTCATCGCCACCGTTCCCGCCCGCGGCGACACGATCTACAACCTGGTCGCGCCCACCCTCTGCGATTCGACCGCGACCGGCGGCGTCTGCTGGTCCGTCTTCGCCGTGACCGCGTTCACGTCCTACGGCGAGTTCTTCGACTCGGCTCCGGACTCCGGCTACTCCATCGACGACATCCCCCCGCCGCTGCTCGGCGCGCCCCTGGTTGAGGAGATCATGGGCGAGCTGGAGCTGCAGGTGACCTGGGACGCCAGCGGCGCGCCCGATCTCGGCCATTACGCGGTGTACCGCGGCGGCGCGCCCGACTTCGTGCCGTCCGATCCGTTCACGCCATACGCCGAGTCGTACGACCCGTCGTACGTCGACGGCGCGGTCGCCCCGGGCGAGACCTGGTACTATCGTGTCGCCGCCTTCGACGACGCCGGCAACTTCTCCGGCTACTCTTCCGCTGCCGGCGCCACGGTCACCACCAGCACGCCGTCCGCCGTCCCCTGGACGCTCAGGCTGGTAGGGAACACGCCCAATCCCTTCAATCCGCGCACGACGATCATCTTCGAATTGCCGGCCGCCGCCACGGTGGACCTGCGCGTGCACGATCTGACGGGCCGGGTGGTCAGGACCCTCGCCGCCGGCGACGCCTACGGACCGGGCCGCCACGAGCTGGTCTGGGACGGCACGGACGCCGCGGGGCGTGATGCGGCCTCGGGCGTCTACGTCTGCCGTCTCGTGGCCGTCGGGGAGACCCGCAACGGGCATATGGTCCTGGTTCGCTAG